ATGGAGAAAACTGCTCAATCGGTATGGGAAAACTGTCTTCTTTTCATAAAGGACAATATCCAGGAACAGGCCTACAAAACCTGGTTCGAGCCCATCAAATCGGTTGAGCTGACTGACAATGCATTATACATCCAGGTTCCGAGCAAATTCTTTTACGAATGGCTGGAGGAACACTATGTAAAATTGCTCAAGGTCGCGCTTACCAAAGAACTCGGGAAAAGCGCGAAGTTACTCTATAAAATCAAGATGGAAAACACCTACGGCAACAAACAGCCCTTCACCGAGCAGTTGCCGTCGGCCCACCGTCCACCCGTTAAAGCCCAGGAGGTCGATGCCCCGTTCCGTAACCTCAACCCAGAGGTCAAGAACCCTTTCGTCATCCCAGGCATCCGAAACCTGAAAATCGAATCGCAACTCAACGCCAATTACAGCTTTGAGAACTTCCTCGAAGGCGACTCAAATCGATTGGCGCGTTCCGCCGGTATGGCCGTCGCTAACAAACCGGGCGGCACCTCTTTCAACCCACTGCTGATCTTCGGCGGTGTCGGACTCGGAAAGACGCACCTCGCGCACGCGATCGGCGTCGAAATCAAAGACAAATACCCGGAGAAGACCGTCCTCTACATTTCAGCGGAAGTCTTCACCCAGCAATACATCGATTCGGTTAAGAAAAACAACCGTAACGATTTCATCCACTTTTACCAGCTTATCGACGTCCTGATCATCGATGACGTACAATTCCTGTCGGGCAAAACCGGCACACAGGATGTGTTTTTCCACATCTTCAACTACCTGCACCAGAATGGCAAACAGGTCATCCTGACGTCTGACAAAGCACCCGTCGACATGCAGGACATCGAACAACGCCTGCTGTCGCGTTTCAAATGGGGACTCTCCGCCGAGTTGCACCAACCCGACTATGAGACCCGGATTTCCATCCTGAAGAACATCCTCTACCGTGACGGCGTCGACATGCCCGATGAAATCGTCGAATATGTAGCACGCAACATCAAAACCAACGTGCGCGAACTCGAAGGAGCCATTATCTCCCTCATCGCGCAATCGTCGTTCAATAAAAAGGAAGTCACGCTCGACCTCGCCAAAACGGTGGTCGAAAAGTTTGTCAAGAACGTCAAACGCGAGATTTCAATCGAGTATATCCAGAAGGTCGTATCCGACTACTTCCAACTCGATATCGACACCTTGCAGTCGAAAACCCGCAAGCGCCACGTCGTGCAGGCACGCCAACTCGCCATGTTCTTCGCCAAGAAGTTCACCAAAGCGTCACTCGCCAACATCGGATCGCAAATCGGTGACCGCGACCACGCGACAGTGCTGCACGCCTGTAAAACGGTCGATAACCTCGTCTCTACCGACAAACAATTCAAGAAGTTTGTCGATGACATCCACAAGAAACTGTCGCTCTAATGCCCACCAGGATCTTAATGGTCTGTCTCGGTAATATCT
This genomic interval from Flavobacterium sp. HJ-32-4 contains the following:
- the dnaA gene encoding chromosomal replication initiator protein DnaA; this encodes MEKTAQSVWENCLLFIKDNIQEQAYKTWFEPIKSVELTDNALYIQVPSKFFYEWLEEHYVKLLKVALTKELGKSAKLLYKIKMENTYGNKQPFTEQLPSAHRPPVKAQEVDAPFRNLNPEVKNPFVIPGIRNLKIESQLNANYSFENFLEGDSNRLARSAGMAVANKPGGTSFNPLLIFGGVGLGKTHLAHAIGVEIKDKYPEKTVLYISAEVFTQQYIDSVKKNNRNDFIHFYQLIDVLIIDDVQFLSGKTGTQDVFFHIFNYLHQNGKQVILTSDKAPVDMQDIEQRLLSRFKWGLSAELHQPDYETRISILKNILYRDGVDMPDEIVEYVARNIKTNVRELEGAIISLIAQSSFNKKEVTLDLAKTVVEKFVKNVKREISIEYIQKVVSDYFQLDIDTLQSKTRKRHVVQARQLAMFFAKKFTKASLANIGSQIGDRDHATVLHACKTVDNLVSTDKQFKKFVDDIHKKLSL